A part of Longimicrobiaceae bacterium genomic DNA contains:
- a CDS encoding Gldg family protein, giving the protein MGVTRRAPWWLTWVLAGGLVAIYIGERILATLAPGRLLFSGLGVLAVVGATAWRAISWRTADEEARRVETLLLLSYAGCVVALIGYVASSETGLRWLDFLFADEAARDRFRTIVLVLWTILLAASLLSALGAQLALGAHRHARSGATGVESLRVRETAAAGLTVALAGSFLLVLGWVVSQRDRSLDLSYFRTASPGEATTGMVSSLDEPLDVLLFFPEVNPVKDEVLGYFRALANATGRVRLEEYDRLASPSVAEEHHVTEDGTIVLTRGDQSQQLVVGAELDSARIRLRSLDREVQTILYPLLRERRTVYFTTGHGELNDPESAGPLGGRGLGGVTLFQQLLGYLNYDIRELGLTNGLSVDVPSDAAMVVVLGPQRRFLEGEMAALDRYLARGGSLLLALDPESEFDTSGLEQRLGVRYVPVPLADDRQYVRRRGDLSDRRLIVTDRFSSHEAVTAVSHAGMGAGILLVGPGYLEPVEGSDASPLFLVRSLPSTFADLDRNYQFDKDEVRDAYNLAAAVEADIGNGTGASAEGEPEQQMRALVFASSAMFSDAVLSSLGLNAALAAEAVKWLGGEEAFTGVTESEEDVPIVHTKAEDVGWFYATILGAPGLVLVLGLTGVFRHRRRRSRS; this is encoded by the coding sequence ATGGGCGTGACGCGGAGGGCACCGTGGTGGCTCACCTGGGTCCTGGCGGGTGGGCTCGTCGCCATCTACATCGGGGAGCGCATCCTCGCGACCCTCGCTCCCGGGCGCTTGCTCTTCTCGGGACTCGGCGTGCTGGCCGTGGTGGGCGCCACGGCGTGGCGAGCGATCTCCTGGCGAACAGCTGACGAAGAAGCGCGGCGAGTAGAGACGCTGTTGCTGCTCTCCTACGCCGGGTGCGTCGTCGCGCTGATCGGCTACGTCGCCTCCAGTGAGACGGGCCTGCGGTGGCTGGATTTCCTCTTCGCCGACGAAGCGGCCCGTGACCGCTTCCGGACCATCGTGTTGGTCCTGTGGACCATCCTTCTTGCGGCGAGCCTGCTATCCGCGCTGGGCGCTCAACTCGCGCTGGGCGCCCACCGTCATGCGCGCAGCGGCGCCACCGGAGTGGAGTCCCTTCGCGTCCGGGAAACGGCTGCCGCTGGTCTCACCGTCGCGCTGGCGGGGTCCTTCCTGCTCGTGCTCGGCTGGGTCGTCTCCCAGCGAGACAGGTCACTCGACCTGAGCTACTTCAGAACGGCGTCTCCGGGCGAGGCGACCACGGGTATGGTTTCCAGCCTCGACGAGCCGCTCGACGTGCTCCTCTTCTTCCCGGAGGTGAACCCGGTCAAGGACGAGGTCCTTGGCTACTTCCGTGCGCTGGCGAATGCCACCGGCCGGGTGCGGCTGGAAGAGTACGACCGCCTGGCTTCGCCGAGTGTGGCAGAGGAGCATCACGTCACCGAAGACGGCACGATCGTGCTGACGCGGGGCGACCAGTCGCAGCAGCTGGTGGTCGGGGCTGAGCTGGACAGCGCGCGCATCCGTCTGCGTAGCCTGGATCGCGAGGTCCAGACCATCCTCTACCCGCTTCTCCGCGAGCGACGGACCGTCTATTTCACCACCGGTCATGGGGAGCTGAACGACCCTGAGTCGGCGGGTCCCCTCGGGGGCAGGGGCCTCGGTGGGGTGACGCTGTTTCAGCAGCTCCTCGGCTACCTGAACTACGACATTCGCGAACTGGGGTTGACCAACGGCCTGAGCGTCGACGTCCCCTCGGACGCGGCAATGGTGGTCGTGCTCGGCCCGCAGCGTCGCTTCCTCGAAGGCGAGATGGCGGCTCTCGACCGGTATCTGGCTCGTGGCGGGTCGCTGCTGCTGGCCCTCGATCCGGAGAGCGAATTCGACACCAGCGGGCTCGAGCAGCGGCTCGGGGTCCGGTACGTTCCGGTGCCCTTGGCGGACGATCGGCAGTACGTGCGTCGGCGAGGGGATCTGTCCGATCGCCGCCTGATCGTAACAGACCGCTTTTCCTCCCACGAAGCCGTAACGGCCGTAAGCCACGCGGGGATGGGCGCGGGAATTCTCCTCGTGGGGCCCGGCTATCTCGAACCGGTCGAGGGATCAGACGCGTCTCCGCTCTTCCTCGTGCGCTCCCTTCCCAGCACCTTCGCGGACCTCGACCGTAACTATCAATTCGACAAGGACGAGGTCCGGGATGCCTACAATCTCGCCGCCGCTGTCGAGGCGGACATCGGGAACGGGACGGGTGCCTCGGCCGAGGGCGAACCCGAACAGCAAATGCGTGCCCTCGTCTTCGCGAGCTCGGCGATGTTCTCCGATGCGGTGCTCTCGAGCCTGGGCCTCAACGCGGCGCTGGCCGCCGAGGCAGTCAAGTGGCTGGGAGGCGAAGAGGCCTTCACCGGTGTCACCGAATCAGAAGAAGACGTGCCGATCGTGCACACGAAAGCCGAAGACGTCGGCTGGTTCTACGCGACCATCCTGGGAGCGCCAGGCCTCGTGCTGGTTCTCGGCTTGACCGGCGTATTCCGCCATCGTCGTCGACGGAGCAGGTCATGA
- a CDS encoding DUF4340 domain-containing protein: protein MKLAAIHALLLLATLGFAYQTWTRDKTGPVTPGSVLIWDTDVDDIVAIAYESDEQEVSIERREDETGTYFWGTVTHPARETPPSDTAGDSVAADSESATPDGDSAAPDTMPAAPTVIEFVVGQEGDVLLDEAADPRALRDLGTVDEQRLSEYGLADSTAKIVVRTEDATRELEVGGTAWGVNDRYVRDRETGRIYVLPAAFLRRLERAEYLLPERRLHLFDDASIRRVVVRTGEAERVMHRADGAQPGTAIWTQPEEPDEPDQTFANFMDRLDRIWASEYVPDLDPRTLTSVVRIDYFDASDRPLGHVELFRGNEEGEGVQYYARTELTRVLTRVNASLGEQLDADVSQLF from the coding sequence ATGAAGCTTGCCGCGATTCACGCCCTTCTGCTGCTGGCCACCCTCGGCTTTGCGTACCAGACCTGGACGCGTGACAAGACGGGTCCGGTCACCCCCGGTTCCGTGCTCATCTGGGACACCGATGTCGATGACATCGTCGCCATCGCCTACGAGTCGGATGAGCAAGAAGTATCGATCGAGCGCCGCGAGGACGAGACGGGCACCTATTTCTGGGGGACCGTGACGCATCCGGCGAGAGAGACGCCACCTTCTGATACCGCGGGCGATAGCGTGGCAGCGGATAGCGAGAGCGCTACTCCGGATGGCGACAGCGCCGCGCCGGACACGATGCCAGCGGCTCCGACGGTGATCGAGTTCGTGGTGGGCCAGGAAGGAGACGTCCTGTTGGACGAGGCGGCCGACCCGCGGGCGCTGCGCGACCTCGGCACGGTCGACGAGCAACGGTTGAGCGAGTATGGGCTCGCCGACTCGACGGCGAAGATCGTCGTGCGGACTGAGGATGCGACCCGCGAGCTCGAGGTGGGCGGGACGGCCTGGGGGGTTAACGATCGGTACGTCCGCGACCGCGAGACGGGCCGAATCTATGTGCTCCCCGCTGCATTCCTCCGCAGACTGGAAAGGGCGGAGTACCTGCTGCCGGAGCGACGTCTCCACCTCTTCGACGACGCTTCCATCCGGCGGGTGGTCGTACGGACCGGGGAAGCCGAGCGCGTCATGCATAGGGCCGATGGCGCACAGCCAGGTACCGCGATCTGGACGCAACCCGAGGAGCCCGACGAACCGGACCAGACATTTGCCAATTTCATGGACCGGTTGGACCGGATCTGGGCCAGTGAGTATGTACCCGATCTCGATCCCCGGACGCTCACCAGCGTGGTCCGGATCGACTACTTCGATGCGAGCGACCGGCCGCTGGGGCATGTCGAGCTCTTCCGGGGGAACGAGGAGGGTGAGGGAGTGCAGTACTACGCGCGGACCGAGCTTACGCGCGTGCTCACCCGGGTCAACGCGAGTCTCGGCGAGCAGCTCGACGCCGATGTGAGCCAGCTCTTCTGA
- a CDS encoding polymer-forming cytoskeletal protein, with the protein MWKKDDTPTAPPAPQPERSTSSTPTASNSPAATSAAPAPTAAPRSSNAERAAIGRSISIRGDVTGDEDLLIQGRVEGSINLQNCAVTIGSEGEVKASVTGRVVVVEGSVEGNISSEEQVVLRSSARVQGDITAPRVVLEDGARFRGGIDMGDLPEFTNGKAASKNEASTKAPAATAATSGTSGNDKSNSDSAKGEKPAAEGDAKKKGSPELFAEARA; encoded by the coding sequence ATGTGGAAGAAGGACGACACGCCGACCGCCCCCCCCGCACCGCAACCCGAGCGGAGCACCTCCAGCACCCCGACTGCGAGCAACTCGCCGGCTGCTACCTCCGCTGCGCCTGCCCCGACGGCCGCTCCCCGCTCGAGCAACGCGGAGCGCGCAGCAATCGGTCGCTCCATCTCCATCCGGGGCGACGTCACGGGTGACGAGGACCTGCTCATCCAGGGCCGGGTCGAGGGTTCCATCAATCTGCAAAACTGCGCGGTCACGATCGGTAGCGAGGGAGAGGTCAAGGCGAGTGTGACGGGCCGTGTGGTAGTTGTGGAAGGGAGCGTGGAAGGGAACATCAGCAGCGAGGAGCAGGTAGTCCTCCGCTCCTCTGCCCGCGTTCAGGGCGATATCACGGCGCCCCGGGTCGTGCTCGAGGACGGCGCCCGCTTCCGCGGCGGCATCGACATGGGCGACCTGCCGGAATTCACCAACGGCAAGGCTGCGTCGAAGAACGAGGCGAGCACCAAGGCACCGGCCGCTACGGCTGCCACCTCCGGGACCAGCGGCAACGACAAGTCCAACTCCGATTCCGCGAAAGGCGAGAAGCCGGCGGCGGAGGGCGACGCCAAGAAGAAGGGGTCGCCCGAGCTCTTCGCCGAGGCGCGCGCCTGA
- a CDS encoding DUF5916 domain-containing protein, whose translation MAPALFALALAAVTAPAQLQIPPIQTLNPDTALATSANVVTATRAQQPPIIDGRDDDAVWAAAPVIDDFLEWRPTEGKAPRYRTDGRIAYDAGNLYVYVRAHDPAPDSIRHLLERRDSFTPSDMIWVFVDSYHDRRSGYEFGVNAAGVKMDLAVYDDGNEDIAWDGVWDVATVTDSLGWAAEFRIPLSQMRYSAGGSNTFGIMLNRDVYRHRERYSWPLLRQSVTGFVSQFATLSGLEGLETPRRLEAMPYLVARNATTIEGNAFGRGSDMELGGDFKYRLASHLALEATINPDFGQVEADPAVLNLTAYESFFDERRPFFVAGRGLFRFDVNCNAVNCSGESLYYSRRIGRTPELARTYGDSLPLEPVTIVGAAKLLGRFPGGLTLGVLNSTTRGVANAGDTTYSPASNFAVVRATQDLRGGNSAIGAMFTAVNRNMDRWTEPYLMSSAYVAALDFRHRLFHNTYEITGSLDRSRVEGSSEAVLALQRNGVHQYQRPDADLPLDPNRTVLWGDAEEISFGKVAGQHLLFQSALQRRSPGFEINDLGFLRRADQISWSTWVGLFDRRETRYYNRFQINNNWWQYWTTDGLPLERAYNTNLHIDFKNNWGWHMGATVGRIGETYDDRAARGGPAVRQDPFVAPWFFVNGDDRRSVVPYFSVEYFRGSGGRNRVLSIGPELAFKTGGRFSSSVELNWEDNVSDNQWYGNFTDDNGVDHYTFAHLEQTTTSLTARFNYTFSPDLSIQTYLQPFVSKGTYSSVRELSANPRAERYEDRYVPYSDPEVSDDPGGFNYKQLQSNVVLRWEYRPGSTLFVVWNQGREGSGPVAGDRGFRGEMSDLFGLHPANTFLIKLSYWFNR comes from the coding sequence ATGGCCCCCGCTCTCTTCGCCCTAGCGCTGGCTGCCGTAACGGCGCCGGCACAGCTTCAGATTCCGCCAATTCAGACCCTCAACCCCGATACGGCCCTCGCCACCAGCGCAAACGTGGTGACGGCCACGCGCGCACAACAGCCACCCATCATCGACGGCCGCGACGATGATGCGGTCTGGGCGGCCGCTCCGGTGATCGACGACTTCCTCGAGTGGCGCCCCACCGAGGGGAAGGCGCCTCGCTACCGCACCGACGGCCGCATCGCCTACGATGCCGGCAACCTGTACGTGTACGTGCGTGCCCACGACCCGGCCCCGGACAGCATCCGGCATCTGCTCGAGCGGCGCGACTCCTTCACCCCCTCGGACATGATCTGGGTGTTCGTGGACTCGTACCACGACCGTCGCTCGGGCTACGAGTTCGGCGTCAACGCGGCCGGGGTGAAGATGGACCTGGCGGTCTACGACGACGGCAACGAGGACATTGCCTGGGACGGGGTGTGGGACGTGGCCACCGTCACGGATTCTCTAGGGTGGGCGGCCGAGTTCCGCATCCCGCTCTCGCAGATGCGCTATTCGGCGGGCGGGAGCAACACGTTCGGCATCATGCTGAACCGGGACGTCTACCGGCACAGGGAGCGCTACAGCTGGCCGCTGCTACGGCAGTCCGTCACTGGGTTCGTCTCGCAGTTCGCGACGCTGAGCGGCCTGGAGGGCTTGGAGACTCCCCGTCGGCTCGAGGCGATGCCCTACCTGGTCGCACGCAACGCCACGACCATCGAAGGCAACGCGTTCGGGCGCGGCTCCGACATGGAGCTCGGCGGCGACTTCAAGTACCGGCTCGCCTCGCACCTGGCGTTAGAAGCCACCATCAACCCCGATTTCGGTCAGGTCGAGGCGGATCCCGCGGTGCTCAACCTCACCGCCTACGAATCGTTCTTCGACGAGCGCCGGCCCTTCTTCGTCGCCGGCCGGGGCCTCTTCCGCTTCGACGTGAACTGCAACGCGGTCAACTGCAGCGGGGAGAGTCTCTACTACAGCCGCCGGATCGGCCGCACGCCCGAGCTCGCCCGCACCTACGGCGACTCGCTGCCGCTGGAGCCCGTCACCATCGTCGGGGCGGCGAAGCTTCTCGGCCGCTTCCCCGGAGGGTTGACGCTGGGCGTCCTGAACTCGACCACGAGAGGCGTGGCAAACGCGGGCGATACCACGTATAGCCCGGCCTCCAACTTCGCGGTGGTGCGCGCCACGCAGGACTTGCGCGGTGGCAACAGCGCCATCGGGGCGATGTTCACCGCGGTGAACCGCAACATGGACCGCTGGACCGAGCCCTACCTGATGTCCAGCGCTTATGTGGCGGCGCTCGACTTCCGTCATCGCCTGTTCCACAACACCTACGAGATCACCGGCTCGTTGGACCGGAGCCGGGTCGAGGGATCCAGCGAGGCGGTCCTGGCGCTGCAGCGCAACGGCGTTCACCAGTACCAGCGGCCCGACGCGGACCTCCCCCTGGACCCCAATCGGACGGTCCTCTGGGGTGACGCGGAGGAGATCTCCTTCGGCAAGGTGGCCGGGCAGCATCTCCTCTTCCAGAGCGCCCTGCAGAGACGATCGCCCGGATTCGAGATCAACGACCTCGGCTTCCTGCGCCGCGCCGACCAGATCTCGTGGAGCACCTGGGTCGGTCTCTTCGACCGGCGCGAGACGCGCTATTACAACCGCTTCCAGATCAACAACAACTGGTGGCAGTACTGGACCACCGACGGACTGCCCCTCGAGCGCGCCTACAACACCAACCTGCATATCGACTTCAAGAACAACTGGGGATGGCACATGGGTGCGACCGTCGGCCGGATCGGCGAGACCTACGACGATCGCGCCGCCCGCGGCGGACCCGCGGTTCGCCAGGACCCTTTCGTTGCCCCCTGGTTCTTCGTCAACGGCGATGATCGCCGCTCGGTGGTTCCGTATTTCAGCGTCGAATACTTCCGTGGGAGCGGCGGTCGAAATCGGGTGCTGAGCATCGGCCCCGAACTGGCGTTCAAGACAGGGGGACGATTCAGCTCCAGCGTCGAGCTGAACTGGGAGGATAACGTCAGCGACAACCAGTGGTACGGCAACTTCACGGACGACAACGGGGTCGACCACTACACCTTTGCGCACCTGGAGCAGACGACCACGTCGCTGACGGCGCGTTTCAATTACACCTTCAGCCCCGACCTATCGATCCAGACTTACCTGCAGCCCTTCGTGTCGAAAGGGACGTACTCGAGCGTGCGCGAGCTCTCCGCGAATCCTCGCGCTGAGCGCTACGAGGATCGCTACGTCCCGTACAGCGACCCGGAGGTGAGCGATGACCCGGGCGGCTTCAACTACAAGCAGTTGCAGTCGAACGTGGTGCTGCGCTGGGAGTACCGACCCGGATCCACGCTGTTCGTGGTATGGAACCAGGGCAGGGAAGGCTCGGGACCCGTCGCGGGGGACCGAGGATTCCGGGGCGAAATGAGCGATCTCTTCGGGCTTCACCCCGCCAACACCTTCCTGATCAAGCTGTCGTACTGGTTCAATCGGTAG
- a CDS encoding GNAT family N-acetyltransferase, which yields MIPQFVAVAADEEDLLLTMMQEFYLGEALPFDRDAARRAVRELRGDPSLGRVYLVVAGGEAVGYVVLAFGFSLEYRGRDAFLDELYIRENARGVGLGTAAIQWAESVCRAEEIRALHLEVDRRNQRGQHLYRGLGFTDHDRYLMTKWID from the coding sequence ATGATCCCGCAGTTCGTGGCTGTCGCAGCGGACGAGGAGGACCTCCTGCTGACCATGATGCAGGAGTTCTATCTCGGGGAGGCGCTTCCCTTCGATCGCGACGCCGCACGCCGCGCGGTTCGCGAGCTCCGCGGCGATCCGTCGCTGGGACGGGTCTACCTGGTGGTGGCGGGCGGCGAAGCGGTCGGATACGTCGTATTGGCGTTCGGCTTCAGCCTGGAGTACCGCGGCCGCGACGCCTTTCTGGACGAGCTATACATCCGCGAGAACGCCCGCGGTGTAGGCCTCGGCACCGCCGCCATCCAGTGGGCTGAATCAGTCTGCCGGGCGGAGGAGATCAGGGCGCTGCATCTCGAGGTCGATCGCAGAAACCAGCGGGGCCAGCATCTCTACCGCGGCCTCGGTTTCACTGATCACGATCGTTATCTCATGACCAAGTGGATCGACTGA
- a CDS encoding antibiotic biosynthesis monooxygenase, giving the protein MIARTWRGWTAAADAEHYLEYLEETGLKEYRETEGNLGALALRSVDGERAEFLLVSFWESMEAVRNFAGNRPEVAVFYPEDDQFLVDREDWVRHFELVSGADVLRTLGS; this is encoded by the coding sequence ATGATTGCACGAACCTGGCGAGGATGGACCGCCGCGGCTGACGCGGAACACTACCTGGAGTACCTCGAGGAGACGGGTCTGAAGGAATACCGGGAGACCGAAGGCAACCTCGGCGCCCTGGCGCTACGCTCCGTGGACGGCGAACGGGCCGAGTTCCTGCTCGTCTCCTTCTGGGAATCCATGGAAGCGGTGCGCAACTTCGCCGGAAACCGCCCGGAAGTGGCCGTCTTCTACCCCGAGGACGACCAATTCCTCGTCGACCGGGAGGATTGGGTCAGGCACTTCGAGCTGGTATCCGGCGCCGACGTGCTGCGCACGCTCGGAAGCTAG
- a CDS encoding selenium-binding family protein: MARLLPDPTFYPSPTMAAEAAPESLAYVALLATGDNGQKDALGVVDTDPRSTDFGRLVGRVELPHGGNELHHFGWNACSSHLCGYAPNPHMERRFLVVPGIHSSRIHVVDTKQDPRNPRLVKVLEPEEVFRKTGYAAPHTVHCGPDGIYMNALGSIDGDGPGGIFVIDHETFEVKGRWERERGPQNLAYDFWWHLGHDTMITSEWGTPNMVQDGLNPELLMGGKYGNSIHVWDLKTRRHLSKLELGAEQQMVLELRPAHNPRRAYGFVGVVISLADLSSSIWTWYLDADSGQWKVRKVIEIPAEPADPALLPPILAPFGAVPPLVSDINLSLDDRQLYVSCWGTGELRQYDVTDPFEPKLTGSVRIGGIVRRTPHPSNPQRPLNGAPQMVEISRDGSRVYITNSLYSPWDAQFYPEGIRGWMAKADVSPQGGMKLDERFLVEFEDGIRPHQVRLQGGDASSDSFCYA, encoded by the coding sequence ATGGCCCGTCTACTTCCCGATCCGACCTTCTATCCGTCACCGACCATGGCGGCCGAGGCCGCTCCCGAGTCACTCGCCTACGTCGCCCTTCTCGCGACCGGGGACAATGGACAGAAGGACGCACTCGGCGTCGTCGACACCGACCCGCGCTCCACCGATTTCGGGCGACTGGTCGGTCGGGTCGAGTTACCCCACGGCGGCAACGAGCTTCACCATTTCGGTTGGAACGCCTGCAGCTCCCATCTGTGCGGCTACGCTCCCAACCCGCACATGGAGCGGCGCTTCCTGGTAGTCCCGGGAATCCACAGCTCACGCATCCACGTGGTGGATACGAAGCAAGATCCTCGCAATCCCCGACTGGTAAAGGTCCTCGAACCCGAGGAGGTATTTCGGAAGACGGGTTATGCCGCACCGCACACGGTGCACTGCGGGCCGGACGGCATCTACATGAACGCCCTGGGTAGCATCGACGGCGACGGCCCCGGCGGGATCTTCGTGATCGACCACGAGACCTTCGAGGTGAAGGGTCGATGGGAAAGGGAGCGTGGGCCCCAGAACCTGGCCTACGATTTCTGGTGGCACCTGGGACACGACACCATGATCACCAGCGAGTGGGGGACGCCGAACATGGTGCAGGACGGGCTCAATCCGGAACTGTTGATGGGTGGGAAGTACGGCAATTCCATCCACGTCTGGGATCTGAAGACCCGTCGGCATCTGAGTAAGCTGGAGCTGGGTGCCGAGCAGCAGATGGTGCTGGAGCTGCGTCCCGCCCACAATCCGCGCCGGGCGTACGGCTTCGTCGGGGTGGTGATCAGCCTCGCCGACCTCTCCAGCTCGATCTGGACCTGGTATCTGGATGCCGATTCCGGGCAGTGGAAGGTCCGCAAGGTGATCGAGATCCCCGCGGAGCCGGCCGATCCCGCCCTCCTGCCCCCGATTCTGGCGCCCTTCGGCGCGGTGCCGCCTCTGGTCAGCGACATCAACCTCTCGTTGGACGATCGCCAGCTCTACGTCTCATGCTGGGGGACCGGCGAGCTGAGGCAGTACGACGTGACCGATCCGTTCGAGCCGAAGCTCACCGGCAGCGTGCGCATCGGCGGCATCGTGAGGCGGACGCCGCACCCCTCGAATCCGCAGCGGCCATTGAATGGTGCCCCGCAGATGGTCGAGATCAGCCGGGACGGTTCGCGCGTGTATATCACCAACTCGCTGTACTCACCGTGGGATGCACAGTTCTATCCGGAGGGCATCCGTGGGTGGATGGCGAAGGCGGACGTCTCGCCGCAGGGAGGGATGAAGCTGGACGAGCGCTTCCTGGTGGAGTTCGAGGATGGGATCCGGCCCCACCAGGTGCGGCTGCAGGGCGGCGACGCCTCTTCGGATTCGTTCTGTTACGCCTGA
- a CDS encoding alpha/beta fold hydrolase, whose protein sequence is MIYLFDEFVLDTRRCELRRGDDPLHLEPQVYAVLCYLVEHRDRLVRKEELLDEVWGHRFVSPSTLNSRIKSLRQALQDDGSAQRIVRTIRGAGFRFCAPVTWAEERSRPQPTPPAAQPIALRREQQIRFCRGYDGNRIAYATSGCGPPLLKPANWLTHLEYDWDSPVWRHWLNELSRDHTLIRYDQRGSGLSDRDTEDVSFESWLGDLETIFDELELERVPIVALSQGCALAIAFAARHPERVSHLVLYGGYAQGRFRRACTPAERAQSEAMLQVLPHGWGQDNPAFRQFFANMFLPEGTPEQMAWFSDLQRISASPEQGVKLWLASASIDVTEVAPLVHTPTLVLHVKQDAVVPFEQGRFLARLIPGARFVPLEGRNHVLLETEPAWPRFLAEVRAFLAEDPMEETRSNDAERPVLQAVAGGRVIA, encoded by the coding sequence ATGATTTACCTCTTCGACGAATTCGTGCTCGACACGCGTCGGTGCGAGCTTCGGCGGGGTGACGACCCGCTTCACCTGGAGCCGCAGGTGTACGCCGTGCTCTGCTACCTGGTCGAGCACCGCGATCGGCTCGTGCGTAAGGAGGAGCTGCTCGACGAGGTGTGGGGACACCGCTTCGTGAGCCCCTCCACGTTGAACAGCCGCATCAAGAGCCTGCGCCAGGCGCTGCAGGACGACGGTAGTGCGCAGCGCATCGTGCGGACGATACGCGGCGCGGGCTTTCGCTTCTGTGCCCCGGTGACATGGGCGGAAGAGCGCAGCCGGCCCCAGCCTACGCCACCGGCGGCGCAGCCAATCGCCCTGCGGCGGGAACAGCAGATCCGCTTTTGCCGGGGGTACGACGGCAACCGCATCGCCTACGCGACCAGCGGATGCGGCCCGCCCCTCCTCAAGCCTGCCAACTGGCTGACCCATCTGGAGTACGACTGGGACAGCCCGGTCTGGCGTCACTGGCTCAACGAGCTGTCCCGCGACCACACGCTGATTCGCTACGACCAGCGGGGCTCAGGCCTCTCTGATCGGGACACGGAAGACGTCTCCTTCGAAAGCTGGTTGGGTGATCTCGAGACGATCTTTGACGAGCTGGAGCTCGAGCGCGTCCCCATCGTCGCTCTTTCGCAGGGATGTGCGCTCGCGATCGCATTCGCGGCTCGGCACCCGGAGAGAGTTAGCCATCTCGTCCTCTACGGCGGGTATGCGCAGGGACGCTTCCGGCGGGCGTGTACCCCCGCCGAGCGGGCGCAGAGCGAGGCGATGCTCCAGGTGCTGCCCCACGGCTGGGGGCAGGACAATCCTGCGTTCCGGCAGTTCTTCGCCAACATGTTCCTGCCCGAGGGCACGCCGGAGCAGATGGCCTGGTTCAGCGACCTGCAGAGGATCAGCGCGTCCCCCGAACAGGGGGTGAAGCTCTGGCTCGCGTCGGCGAGCATCGACGTGACGGAGGTCGCTCCGCTGGTGCATACGCCCACTCTGGTCCTCCACGTGAAGCAGGACGCCGTCGTCCCGTTCGAGCAGGGGCGCTTCCTGGCCCGTCTCATCCCCGGCGCGCGCTTCGTCCCGCTGGAAGGGCGCAACCACGTGTTGCTGGAGACGGAGCCTGCCTGGCCCAGGTTCCTGGCCGAGGTGCGCGCCTTTCTGGCGGAGGACCCCATGGAGGAGACGCGCTCCAACGATGCCGAAAGACCGGTTCTTCAAGCGGTGGCAGGGGGACGAGTGATCGCGTAG